A region of the Desulfonatronovibrio hydrogenovorans DSM 9292 genome:
GATGCAGCGTATTGCCCAGCTTGAGGCTGAACTGGAAGATGACCAGATAAAGCTGGCTGAGGCAGAAGGGCTTGACAGCCGGATCAGTGGGCTCATTGAGCTGAATCGTTCTCTTCAGGACGAGCTGGACAATGTTCTCCAGAGTCAGGGTTTGCTCCAGGTCCGGATCAAGGATGTCCAGTCTGAAGCAGTTTCCAAGGCCAGACAGGAACTGGAGGCGGCCAATAGCCAGGTCAAGAAGCTGCAGCAGACCATTGCGGCTTTGAACAGAGAAAACGGTTCGCTCATTGACCAGATGCAGCAGAAAAAGTTGGTACCAGTACTGAGTCCGCAAAGGGTCAGTATAATGCTCAATGAACTTCAGGAAAGTCTGCAGGCTGGGATGAAGGGAGTGGAGATCAGGGAAGGTGAGGTCAAGCTCAAAGTCGGCTTTGCAGCAGACAGTGAGCAAGGTGGCGGGTTTATTATCCCTTCGGCTTCAAGCATTGCTGAACTGAAGGATGGATTAAGTGAAATTAACATTCGGTTTGGCAAGGATCCGGGATCGTTCGTCCCTTCCTTGGATAAAAAATAGACTTCCTTGGTTTCTGGCCGGAGCAAAAGAAGAATCCCCGCTGTTTAAGGCGGGGATTTATTTTTTGCAGGCCCGGGCATTTGACTGACAGGGCCATTGCGGATATTTAGTCTGATTTGCTGCTTTTTCCATACTCTGCTCTGAATCCGAATAATTGTTTTTTTGATCAATATGCTTGCAGGCTTCAAGAATTCAGGTTCTGCACTGTTCCGGAATACGCAGCAGAGATATCAAATACTCATGAACCAATGGAGTCTTATAGATGGCTGTTCAAGAACTTGCCAAGGGATATGAACCACAGGATGTTGAAAAGAAATGGATAGATTTCTGGGACCAGAACAAGAGCTTTACCCCGGGTCTGGAAAAGCATGGTAAAACCTACTCCATTGTCATTCCCCCGCCCAATGTAACCGGGACCCTGCATATGGGGCATGCTTTGAATCTGACCCTGCAGGACATCCTGTGCCGTTTTCATCGTCAGCAGGGGCATGACGTGCTCTGGGTTCCGGGGACAGACCATGCCGGCATTGCCACCCAGAACGTGGTGGAAAAGGCATTGGCAGCAGAAGGTAAATCCAGAGAGGATCTGGGCCGGGAAAAATTTGTGGAACGGGTCTGGGAATGGAAGCAGGAATACGGGGACAAGATCCTGAACCAGGTCAAACGCATTGGCGCTTCAGTGGACTGGACCAGGCTCAGATTCACCATGGATGAAGGCCTGTCCAGGGCAGTGCGCGAAGTGTTTGTCCGCCTCTATGAACAGGGCCTGATCTACCAGGGTGATTATATCATCAACTGGTGCGTGCGCTGTCATACTGCCCTGTCTGACCTGGAGGTGGAGCACGCTGAAGTGGACGGGCATCTCCATCATCTGGCCTATCCCCTGGAAGACGGATCAGGCCGGGTGGTTGTGGCCACCACCAGGCCGGAAACCATGCTCGGAGATACTGCTGTTGCCGTGAATCCCAAGGATGAGCGCTTCAGCCACCTGATAGGCAAAAAGGTGATTCTGCCCATTTTAGGCCGGAAGATTCCGGTTATCGGGGATGAATACGTGGACCTTGAATTCGGCACCGGATGTCTCAAAGTGACTCCAGCCCATGATCCCAATGACTTTGACCTTGGCCGCAAACATGGCCTGGACGCGGTCCAGGTCATTGATGACCTGGGCAGGATGACATCAGAGGCCGGGGACCTGTTCAAGGGCCTGGACCGGATGGAATGCCGGAAAAAGATTTTACAGGTCCTGGAGCAAGAGGGTGCCCTGGAAAGTATTACCGGGCATAAGCACAGCGTTGGCCATTGCTACAGGTGTAATTCCGTTGTTGAGCCGTATGTGTCCAGGCAGTGGTTCGTCAAGGTCAAACCTTTGGCTGCAAAGGCCAGGGATGCAGTGGCCAGGAAAAAAACAGAGATCTTTCCATCCCATTGGGAAAAAACCTATTTTGAATGGATGGACAACATCCGGGACTGGTGCATTTCCCGCCAGATCTGGTGGGGCCACCGCATTCCAGCCTGGATCTGTCAGGATTGCGGCGAACTCATTGTAGCCAGACAGGATCCTGCAGACTGCCCCAAGTGTTCGGGTGCACAGCTGATCCAGGATGAGGATGTCCTGGACACCTGGTTTTCTTCGGCCCTGTGGCCCTTTTCCACCCTGGGCTGGCCGGACAGGACCCCGGAACTGGAAAAGTTCTATCCCACCTCGGTCCTGGTGACGGGATTTGACATCCTTTTTTTCTGGGTGGCCAGGATGATGATGATGGGTATTCACTTTATGCAGGATGTTCCTTTTCATCATGTTTATATCCATGCCCTGGTCCGGGATGCCCAGGGACAGAAGATGAGCAAGTCCAAGGGCAATGTCATTGACCCTCTGGTGGTTATGGATAAATATGGCACTGATGCCTTCCGCTTCACCCTGACTGCCTTTGCTGCCATGGGCCGGGACATCAAGATGAGTGAAGACCGGGTTGAAGGCTATCGGCATTTTATCAACAAGATCTGGAACGCAGCCAGATTCAGTCTGATGAACCTGGATGATGAGGTCCAGGATTTCAAGCCGGACAATGTCCAGGGACTGGCTCATCAATGGATTCTGCACCGGCTGGAAGAGGTCAAGGCTGAAACAGCCAGGGCGGTTGAGGAGTACAGATTCAATGATGCTGCCCAGACTTTGTACCAGTTTGTCTGGCACTCCTTTTGCGACTGGTATCTGGAGCTGATCAAGCCCGAACTGTACGGGGACGATCAGGAACTCAGGAAGGCAGCTCAAAAAAATCTTCTTCAGGTGCTCTCAGAGACCCTGATTCTGCTCCACCCCATTACACCCTTTGTTACCCAGGAAATATGGTCGGTCCTGCCGGGCAGGCAGGAGGAGGACCTGAGCAGGGTTTTGTTTCCGGACTTCCAGGATCAGTGCAGATTTCCAGAGGCTGCACAGGATATGGATTTTCTCCAGCAGGTGGTCACAGCAGCCAGGAATATCCGTTCAGAGCTGAATATTGCACCATCCAGAAAACTCAGCCTGCTGGTTCGGGCCACAGGCCGGGATCAGGAATTTCTTCAGGACCATGCCGGACTGATCAGGAATCTGGCCGGACTGGACAGTCTTGAAGCCGGACCGGACATTAAGCCCCCCAAGGGCTGCGGTTCTTCAGTGGTCAAGGGGTACGAGCTTTTTGTGCCTTTGATGGGAGTGGTGGATATTGAAGGCGAACTCAAGCGACTGGATAAGGAACTGGCCAAGCTGGACAAAGAGCTGGGCATAGTCTCCAAGAAGCTGGACAATCCAGGCTTTTTGAACAATGCCCCGGAAGAAGTGGTGGCCAAGGAACAGGCCAAGGCCGCGGAAATGGGAGAGAAAAAGGAAAAACTGGCTGGACTGCGCCAGAAACTGGCTGATATGGGCTGATTTGATCTGAGCATTTGTTATGTCCTGTCTGGACCGGGTTTAACAGTCCGTTGAAAAACTCCCAATTGCTGCGTCGCTGCAAAAAGTTCAAACTCTCACGTATGAATGAATACGCTTCGACCTTGAACTTTTTTTGCTTCTTGCACTTGGGGTTTTTGAACAGACTGCTGGATAAGGTTTTTTAAAGCTCAGACAGGGCAAGTCGTTGTCAGCTGTCCTGGGCCATATCTTGTGACCGAAATGACAGCCATAATAAAGGCTGCTAAGGGGAATAAATGTCCAAAGTATATCTTATCGGGGCCGGACCGGGTGATCCAGGGCTTCTGACCATCAAGGCCAGAGAGATCCTGGAAAGAGCCGATGTGGTGGTCTATGACTACCTGGCCAATGAAGTGTTTCTGAAATACTGCCGAAAAGACGCCCAGATCATCTATGTGGGCAAAAAAGGCGGCGACCATACTCTGCCCCAGGACAAGATCAATGATCTGCTGGTGGAAAAGGCCCTGCAGGGCAAGATGGTGGCCCGGCTTAAAGGCGGTGATCCCTATATTTTCGGGCGCGGGGCTGAGGAGGCCCAGGAGCTCCTGGAGGCTGGTGCTGATTTTGAAGTTGTTCCCGGGGTAACTTCGGCTGTGGCTGCCCCGGCTTATGCCGGTATTCCCCTGACCCACAGAAAATATGCTTCATCAGTGTCCTTTATCACCGGGCATGAAGACCCCAATAAACCTGAAAGCGCCCACAACTGGAAGTCCCTGGCTTCAGGCACCAGCACTCTGGTCTTTTTCATGGGGGTTAAAAATCTTCCCCATATCAGCAGGATGCTCATGGAAAACGGCATGCGTCCGGACATGCCTGCAGCCCTGGTCCGCTGGGGCACCACCTGCAGACACAGGTCCATGGTTTCAACCATCAAAGATATACCTCAGAAGGCAGTGCAGGAGGGATTCAAACCGCCATCACTTCTGGTGGTGGGGGAGGTGGTCCAGCTTCGTGATGAACTGAACTGGTTTGAAAGGCTGCCTCTGCTGGGTAAAGGCGTGGTAGTGACCAGGGCCAGGGAGCAGGCCAGTGGACTTTTAAAGGATTTGTCCGATCTGGGGGCGTGCTGTTTTGAATTTCCAACCATTGAGATCAAGCCTTTGTCTGATTACCAGCCCCTGCACCGGGCCATCAACAGCTTGAGCAGTTATGACTGGCTGATCTTTACCTCGGTCAACGGGGTAATCTATTTCTGGCAGGAGCTGAGAAAAATGGGCCTGGACGCCCGCGCTCTGGGCCGGAACAGGGTTGCGGCCATAGGTCCTGCAACTGCTGCAGCCTTAGAGCAAAGAGGAGTTTTTCCTGATTTTGTTCCGGACAAGTATGTGGCTGAGTCGGTAGTGGACGGACTGCTCAAACTGGGTGTCCAGGGCAAAAAGGTTCTGATTCCCAGGGCCAGGGTTGCTAGGGAAGTACTGCCAATGGAGCTGGAAAAGGCCGGGGCTCACGTGGAGATTCTGCCGGTCTATGAAACCGGCCTGGCCCAGGAGGATGGACAGGAGATCCTGGCTGGTCTGGAAAACAGGACTATCCACTATGTAACCTTTACCAGTTCATCTACAGTGGAGAATTTCTTTTCCCTGATTTCAGCTGAAAAACTAAAGCCGTATGTAGACAAAGGACTGAAACTGGTCTGTATTGGTCCGGTTACCGCAAAAACTCTGGAAAGATCCGGGTTCAAGGCTGACCTGATGCCCCGGGATTACACTATTCCCGGAGTGGTCAGAGTTCTGCTGGAAGATAGTAGCGGCAGCTCATAAAGAATACAGTGCATACAGAAATATTTGCCAGACTTTGATGAGATTCTTTTGCTGGCAATGACAGCAAGAGTTGCTTAGCTCAGGCTTATGTTGGTGGCTGACAGCTGATCGTCACGGTCGGACATGACAGCAACGGGCCAGCCAGAGCCTCGTTAACCTTAAAAATCGGAGTCTTGATTGTGGTGAGTTTTTTTGCAGGGCAAGAGAAGTGTACTATAGCGCCGGGAGGAAACCCCATGCCCCTTAAGATAGCGGTTTTGATTTCAGGCAGCGGGTCAAATTTGCAATCCATTATCGACCGTATTGAGCAGGGAATTCTGGATGCCAGGATCACCCTGGTCCTGAGCAACAAGCCGGACGCTTACGGATTAAAGAGGGCCAGCCAGCACGGACTGGCCACCAGGGTGGTTGAACACGGTTCTTACGCATCAAGGGAAGAATTTGACCGGGCCGTGGTCCAAGAGATCAGAGCCTCCCAGGCCCAGGCAGTGGTCCTGGCCGGATTCATGCGTATCCTGAGTCCTTTTTTCATAAACAGCTTTCCCAACCGGATTCTGAACATTCATCCAGCCATCCTGCCCGCATTTCCAGGGGTGGACGGCCAGAAACAGGCTGCCGAGCATGGAGTTAAGATATCCGGGTGTACAGTGCACTTTGTGGATGAAAAAATGGATCACGGACCCATTATTATTCAGGCTGCAGTACCCGGCTTGGCAGACGATGATGCCAAATCCCTGGGCTCCAGGATACTGGCCCTTGAA
Encoded here:
- a CDS encoding valine--tRNA ligase, giving the protein MAVQELAKGYEPQDVEKKWIDFWDQNKSFTPGLEKHGKTYSIVIPPPNVTGTLHMGHALNLTLQDILCRFHRQQGHDVLWVPGTDHAGIATQNVVEKALAAEGKSREDLGREKFVERVWEWKQEYGDKILNQVKRIGASVDWTRLRFTMDEGLSRAVREVFVRLYEQGLIYQGDYIINWCVRCHTALSDLEVEHAEVDGHLHHLAYPLEDGSGRVVVATTRPETMLGDTAVAVNPKDERFSHLIGKKVILPILGRKIPVIGDEYVDLEFGTGCLKVTPAHDPNDFDLGRKHGLDAVQVIDDLGRMTSEAGDLFKGLDRMECRKKILQVLEQEGALESITGHKHSVGHCYRCNSVVEPYVSRQWFVKVKPLAAKARDAVARKKTEIFPSHWEKTYFEWMDNIRDWCISRQIWWGHRIPAWICQDCGELIVARQDPADCPKCSGAQLIQDEDVLDTWFSSALWPFSTLGWPDRTPELEKFYPTSVLVTGFDILFFWVARMMMMGIHFMQDVPFHHVYIHALVRDAQGQKMSKSKGNVIDPLVVMDKYGTDAFRFTLTAFAAMGRDIKMSEDRVEGYRHFINKIWNAARFSLMNLDDEVQDFKPDNVQGLAHQWILHRLEEVKAETARAVEEYRFNDAAQTLYQFVWHSFCDWYLELIKPELYGDDQELRKAAQKNLLQVLSETLILLHPITPFVTQEIWSVLPGRQEEDLSRVLFPDFQDQCRFPEAAQDMDFLQQVVTAARNIRSELNIAPSRKLSLLVRATGRDQEFLQDHAGLIRNLAGLDSLEAGPDIKPPKGCGSSVVKGYELFVPLMGVVDIEGELKRLDKELAKLDKELGIVSKKLDNPGFLNNAPEEVVAKEQAKAAEMGEKKEKLAGLRQKLADMG
- the cobA gene encoding uroporphyrinogen-III C-methyltransferase, whose product is MSKVYLIGAGPGDPGLLTIKAREILERADVVVYDYLANEVFLKYCRKDAQIIYVGKKGGDHTLPQDKINDLLVEKALQGKMVARLKGGDPYIFGRGAEEAQELLEAGADFEVVPGVTSAVAAPAYAGIPLTHRKYASSVSFITGHEDPNKPESAHNWKSLASGTSTLVFFMGVKNLPHISRMLMENGMRPDMPAALVRWGTTCRHRSMVSTIKDIPQKAVQEGFKPPSLLVVGEVVQLRDELNWFERLPLLGKGVVVTRAREQASGLLKDLSDLGACCFEFPTIEIKPLSDYQPLHRAINSLSSYDWLIFTSVNGVIYFWQELRKMGLDARALGRNRVAAIGPATAAALEQRGVFPDFVPDKYVAESVVDGLLKLGVQGKKVLIPRARVAREVLPMELEKAGAHVEILPVYETGLAQEDGQEILAGLENRTIHYVTFTSSSTVENFFSLISAEKLKPYVDKGLKLVCIGPVTAKTLERSGFKADLMPRDYTIPGVVRVLLEDSSGSS
- the purN gene encoding phosphoribosylglycinamide formyltransferase; translated protein: MPLKIAVLISGSGSNLQSIIDRIEQGILDARITLVLSNKPDAYGLKRASQHGLATRVVEHGSYASREEFDRAVVQEIRASQAQAVVLAGFMRILSPFFINSFPNRILNIHPAILPAFPGVDGQKQAAEHGVKISGCTVHFVDEKMDHGPIIIQAAVPGLADDDAKSLGSRILALEHRILPQAIQWLAQDRLKVSGRRVEIEGAPQPLLAGGGQETALVSPGLDKGF